The Pyrococcus horikoshii OT3 genome includes a window with the following:
- a CDS encoding M67 family metallopeptidase, with translation MILVLPKNIIEEIITRSRESKIEICGFIFGTKNGERFIGKEVEFIRNRLNSSVEFEMDPEEMINALERAERKGLEVVTIFHSHLNCPPYPSKKDIKGMENWRIPWLIVSLKGDMKAFILRSNNEVEEVKIITHPTQTLP, from the coding sequence ATGATTTTAGTACTTCCTAAAAACATTATTGAGGAAATAATCACAAGATCCAGGGAAAGTAAGATAGAAATTTGCGGTTTTATATTCGGAACAAAAAATGGAGAGAGGTTCATAGGAAAAGAGGTGGAATTCATTAGAAACAGGTTAAACTCGAGTGTCGAATTTGAGATGGATCCAGAGGAAATGATAAATGCTCTAGAAAGGGCCGAAAGGAAAGGCCTTGAGGTCGTTACAATATTTCACTCTCACTTAAACTGTCCCCCCTATCCGAGTAAGAAGGATATAAAAGGAATGGAAAACTGGAGAATTCCATGGTTAATAGTTAGTTTAAAAGGTGACATGAAAGCCTTTATTTTAAGGAGTAATAATGAGGTAGAAGAGGTCAAAATAATTACACATCCCACCCAAACTCTTCCCTAG
- a CDS encoding DMT family transporter, which produces MNKYAILAVLLWSTVASAFKLTLSRLDTISMLFYSSLTSTVIFLLANLKDIKTFSIKANLNSVFFGFINPFLYYLVLFSAYSILPAQEAQALNYTWPIILVIFSSAFLGQRLSERDFLGVIIGFLGALVVGTRGNLSSLHFANPMGDLLALCSAIIWAIYWILNLRDPRKAEVKMMWNFIFGFLYISILGVIEGIKFDPYGVLGAIYVGTFEMGLTFLLWLKALESEEAGKVASLIYLTPVLSLLFISIVVGEKILGSTIVGLALILLGIALSRR; this is translated from the coding sequence ATGAATAAATATGCTATTCTCGCGGTGCTTCTATGGTCAACAGTTGCTTCGGCATTTAAGTTGACCCTCTCAAGACTTGACACAATAAGTATGCTGTTCTACTCATCCCTTACATCGACGGTTATATTTCTATTGGCAAACTTAAAAGACATTAAAACCTTCTCGATTAAAGCGAATCTGAACTCGGTTTTCTTTGGTTTCATAAATCCCTTCCTTTACTATTTAGTCCTTTTTAGCGCTTATTCCATTTTACCAGCTCAAGAAGCTCAAGCTCTAAATTATACATGGCCCATAATCCTCGTTATTTTCTCATCAGCTTTCCTTGGACAGAGGTTAAGCGAGAGAGATTTTCTCGGAGTTATTATCGGGTTTTTAGGAGCTTTGGTTGTTGGGACTAGGGGAAACCTATCTTCTCTGCATTTCGCAAATCCCATGGGGGATCTATTAGCTTTGTGTAGTGCAATAATATGGGCTATATATTGGATACTTAACCTTAGGGATCCCAGGAAAGCTGAAGTTAAAATGATGTGGAACTTCATCTTTGGCTTTCTTTATATCTCCATCCTTGGAGTTATTGAGGGAATAAAATTTGATCCCTATGGAGTTCTTGGAGCTATATATGTAGGAACTTTTGAGATGGGGTTAACTTTTCTTTTATGGCTGAAGGCCCTAGAAAGCGAAGAAGCTGGGAAAGTTGCATCTCTCATATATCTTACTCCTGTGTTATCTCTGCTCTTCATTTCTATAGTAGTGGGAGAGAAGATACTAGGTTCAACAATTGTGGGCTTAGCCTTAATTCTTCTGGGAATAGCACTTTCGAGAAGATGA
- a CDS encoding ATP-binding cassette domain-containing protein, which produces MIGQFDDVHKKIGKVEVLRNVSLKIREGVTLIVGPNGSGKSSLIKLLVGFWRPSRGRVILLGEDPWDNPKVKRVIGVSIDPPSLPKYRRGMDLIKILSDIKGVKVKDELIKRLFPDVSALKRPIVEYSAGMRKRLSILLALLGENEVLILDEPFSGLDMFGISEVSKVIRERAEVGVNMIIVSHMWKPIYDLVENIIVLVGGEVTFAGKKEDGIEFLRELGI; this is translated from the coding sequence ATGATTGGCCAATTTGATGATGTGCATAAGAAAATAGGAAAGGTAGAGGTATTAAGAAATGTTTCACTGAAAATAAGGGAAGGAGTAACCCTCATAGTAGGCCCCAACGGTAGTGGAAAATCGAGTCTGATAAAACTGCTTGTAGGTTTCTGGAGACCAAGTAGGGGGAGGGTAATTCTTCTTGGGGAAGATCCCTGGGATAATCCAAAAGTTAAGCGTGTTATAGGGGTTAGTATAGATCCTCCATCCTTGCCGAAGTATAGGAGAGGGATGGACTTAATTAAAATACTTTCAGACATTAAAGGGGTTAAAGTTAAGGATGAACTTATAAAAAGGCTATTTCCGGACGTATCGGCGTTAAAAAGACCGATAGTAGAATACTCAGCTGGAATGAGGAAACGCTTAAGCATACTTCTGGCCTTATTGGGAGAAAATGAGGTCCTAATTCTGGACGAGCCTTTCTCAGGTCTCGATATGTTTGGAATTTCTGAGGTCTCTAAGGTTATCAGGGAGAGAGCTGAAGTTGGAGTTAATATGATAATAGTATCTCATATGTGGAAACCGATATACGATTTAGTAGAGAACATTATTGTTCTCGTTGGGGGTGAAGTGACTTTCGCAGGGAAAAAAGAAGATGGAATTGAGTTCCTCAGAGAGCTTGGGATTTAG
- a CDS encoding ABC transporter permease, which yields MKGLKLVVWESEDPIKGYMLILTSAILAFIMKMSLIRMTFFMLMSAPRQMLNYPLFTMFSYNAYVVIILGASFLIALTLRGERDEGSAYFIYSLPISMRGIILAKIMSVYLSSLLVISVTHVLIFLLHFSSSYSIKVVLKFLPIILAFYASLLLYIVSISTLSSLLIPNAPTVGILSFFLIFLLSNLKFLNPTITVQEVLVGNYVKALLPYLMISIVVLPTSIWLFVRRDVR from the coding sequence ATGAAAGGATTAAAGCTCGTCGTATGGGAAAGTGAAGATCCAATAAAGGGTTACATGCTTATTTTGACTTCGGCAATTCTGGCGTTCATAATGAAGATGAGCCTTATAAGGATGACCTTCTTCATGTTGATGAGTGCACCAAGGCAAATGCTAAATTATCCCCTCTTCACGATGTTCTCTTATAACGCTTACGTAGTGATAATCCTTGGAGCTTCTTTTCTCATTGCCCTAACTTTAAGGGGAGAAAGGGATGAAGGAAGTGCATACTTTATATATTCCCTTCCAATTTCAATGAGGGGTATAATCCTCGCTAAAATTATGAGTGTTTACCTTTCTTCCCTTCTCGTCATTTCAGTTACGCATGTTTTAATATTTCTCCTACACTTCTCCTCATCTTATAGCATTAAAGTCGTCCTTAAGTTCCTCCCAATAATCTTAGCATTTTACGCATCTTTGCTATTATACATTGTAAGCATATCAACGCTGTCTTCTCTTCTAATTCCCAATGCCCCAACTGTGGGTATCCTTTCATTTTTCCTGATTTTCTTGCTTTCAAACCTAAAATTCTTAAACCCCACGATAACTGTGCAAGAAGTCTTAGTGGGTAACTATGTAAAAGCTCTACTACCGTACTTGATGATCTCGATAGTTGTTTTACCAACTTCAATCTGGCTCTTTGTCAGGAGGGATGTAAGGTGA